CAGGGAGGTTAACGGCAACAGAGGCGGCACAACAGCCAGCAGGATGGCGATAACGGCAAAAATGAGCAGAAGAATTATAAACGATTTTTTCATTGAAAAAGATGTACCTTTACTGGACACGGCAGGCGGTATAGGGAAAATACCTTATACCTTTGACCTTTCATCGCTGTTCCTATCACATAACACCGGTGAAAAAAAACGAAAAAGGGGACAGATTTAAAAAATCTGTCCCCGGCTATATTCAAAAAATCCGTCCCCGGCAATGTCCGGATCAAACCTTGATTTTCTCCACCAGCGTTTTCACACTTTCACAGGATTTCTGCAGACCGGCTTTTTCTTCCGGCAGCAAATCAATCTCAATTACCTGCTCAACCCCGCCGGCACCCAGTTTCGCCGGCACACCCATATAGTAACCGTCTATTCCGTATTCACCTTCAAGGTAAGCGGCAACCGGTAAAATCCGTTTTTTATCTTTGAGGATCGCTTCGGCCATCTGCACGGCTGAAGCCGACGGAGCATAAAAGGCACTGCCGGTTTTCAGGAAGGAAACGATTTCCGCCCCGCCGTTGCGAGTCCGCTCGACGATGGCATCAATCTTTTCCTGGGGCAGCAGCGCCGGCAGGGGAATCCCAGCTACGGTTGAATAGCGGGCCAGCGGCACCATGGAATCACCATGACCACCCAGAACAAAGGCTGATACATCTTTAACTGAAACATCCATTTCCATGGCAATAAACGACCGCATGCGGGCGGAATCCAACACTCCAGCCATACCCATAACCCGGTTTTTCGGAAAACCGCTCACTTTCTTGGCCACGTAGACCATGGCATCCAGCGGGTTAGTCACCATAATAATGAAGGCATTGGGTGAATATTTAGCCACCTGTTCCGTC
The Pseudomonadota bacterium DNA segment above includes these coding regions:
- the mdh gene encoding malate dehydrogenase — protein: MRRNKITVVGAGNVGATCAHWAAAKELGDVVLIDIIEGVPQGKGLDLFEASPVEGFDSRIVGTNNYEDTKDSDIVIITAGLARKPGMSRDDLLEKNAGIIKGVTEQVAKYSPNAFIIMVTNPLDAMVYVAKKVSGFPKNRVMGMAGVLDSARMRSFIAMEMDVSVKDVSAFVLGGHGDSMVPLARYSTVAGIPLPALLPQEKIDAIVERTRNGGAEIVSFLKTGSAFYAPSASAVQMAEAILKDKKRILPVAAYLEGEYGIDGYYMGVPAKLGAGGVEQVIEIDLLPEEKAGLQKSCESVKTLVEKIKV